GTTGTTGGTGCTGGGTTTCTACCGCGTGGTAGGTGACACAACGGTCTACATAATGGCAATTTACGCAAATGCACATAATCGAACCTACTCCAGTCCCTTTATAGTTAATCTAGCTTAAGCGAAAGCGTTATTCATTAGCTGCTGGGTTTATTTTTATTACATGGCAATCAATCATTTGGTTCTTGAGACCTTAGATCCCCAAAATTGGCCTTTTAGCATGGACTTTTTACCGCAACCAGCTTATATGGTGGGTGGTGCTGTCAGAGATGCCATTTTGGGAAGAACTCGTGAATATTTAGATTTAGATTTTGTTTTGCCAGTAAATGCTGTCAGTGTAGCGCGTCAAATTGCTAAGCATTATAAGGCTGGTTTTGTTCTCCTTGATTCAGAAAGACAAATCGCGCGGGTGGTGTTTCCTGATGCTACTGCTGACTTTGCCCAACAAGAAGGAATTAGCTTGGAAATTGACTTACATAGGCGAGATTTTACAATAAATGCGATCGCCTACAATCCCCACACTAAAGAAATCATTGATCCTTTGCAAGGTTGTGCAGATATAGAAAAGCAGGTGTTGAGGATGGTATCACCGAAAAACCTAGAAGAAGACCCTTTACGATTACTGCGGGCTTATCGTCAAGCTTCCCAACTTGGCTTTACCATAGAACCAGATACGCAAGCTGCTATTCGTGGTTTGGCATCACACATAACCAGGGTTGCAGCAGAACGAGTCCGGGTAGAATTGGGCTATATGCTAGTAAATTCTCAGGGTAGCATTTGGTTAATTAGTGCTGGGAAAGACGGTTTACTGACACCTTTTTTCAAAAGTGCTACAGAGTCAAACTTGCAGAAACTATCGACGGTTGATACAGCAGCTACTCAACTTACTCATGTTTGGCCACAACTAGGTGAACAACTGCAAAATCCTATGCGCGATACCGTTAAAACTACTTGGCTGAGTATTGCTAAGCTTGCTTGTTTAGTTAACCCAAACCCAGAGATAGCAGAAACAGAACTACAAGAACTTACTTACAGTCGTGCCGAAATTAAAGCTATTACCACCGCCCTGAAACTGTTCCCACAGTTGCAAGCACCCCTGATGACATTGCGAGAACAGTATTTTTTCTTTCAGGAAGCGGGGACTGTATTTATATCTACAGCAGTCTTATCCGTAGTACACGGTCAGTCAATAAAAGCGATCGCACCTTTAGTCAATCGCTATCTTAACCCTAATGATCTGGTCGCGCATCCTACCCCTTTAGTGAGTGGTAGGGACATAATGTTAGCACTAAACATTCCTGCTTCGCCACTAGTAGGAAAATTACTGACAGAAATAGCGATCGCCCAAATTGAAGGTAAAATTTATACAGCAGCAGAAGCAATAGAATTAGCAGCAAAGTTAGTCAAAAGTGATGAGAGGTGTTAGTTTTTTGGAATAAGAAATACTCTGCGTCCCTTTGCGTTTTGCACTTATACAACTTGAATTTCATCAAGTTGATTAATCACCACATCTGCACCTGCGACATTTTCTGGCTTACCGATCCAAGTAATACCAACACAACCAGCTGCATTAGCGTTACGTGCCATTTGCATGTCACCCGCAGAATCTCCCACCATAAGTATTGCACCGGGTTCTACTCCTAATTTTTCACAAGCTTGTAAAAGTAACACTGGATCTGGTTTACTTGGCCCTTCATCTACTCCCATTTCTAACTGGATATAATCATTTAGTTGGTGATTTTCGACAAATTGTTGGACTTCAGCAGTTGTCGCTGCTGAGAGAATACCAAGTTTTAATCCTGCTTCTGATAAATACTTGAGGACTTCCAAGCTACCAACAAATAAAGGTGAGGGAGTTTTACCAACGTATTTTTCTGCTTCTGCTAACGCTTGCTGTGCTAACTTCAATGATTCAAACCATCCCCGTCCAGTTTCGGCTATGTATGCGGCGGTGGCTACTTCTGTTTCTCGCCGACTCGCCACTGAAATCAAACCTGCTGGATCAAGAGTGTCACTGTTTACACCAAAGGCCATTAACAATGGTTCCCCGATTCCGGGAAATTGTGCGTCTATAATCCTTGCTGCTTTTTGGGCAAGTGATCGCAAAAACACTTCTGAGTCTTCTAGAGTACCATTTTTATCAAATAAAATAGCTTGGATATTAGAGAATGTAAAGTTTTTACACTTAATAGTTACCAAAAGACTCCTCCTAATTTGTTGTTTGTTATTGGTTGTTTGTTGGTTGGCAAAAATACCTACTAACTGAAACAAAAAAAGAGGGAAAATCAATCCCTCTTTGCCCGATAACTTTTGATCTTTATAACATCGTTGCTAATAACTACAACGAGAAATACATTACTCTTCAATAGCAACTGGAATTTCTTCTTCTTCAATAGCGACTGGAACTTCTTCTTCAACAGCAGCTACAGGAACTTCAACAGCTTCAGCAGGTGCAGCAACATTACCCTGCTGTTTAGCTAATAATTGTTCGCGATATTTAGCAGCCATTTCTTCGGCTTTATCGTAAACTAAATCGCGGTTCTTAATCATATCACCTGGTTCGGGTTCCAGCTGCTTTGTAGACAAAGATATCCGGCCCCGTTCAGCATCTAAGTCAATGATCATAACTTTCACTTCATCATTGACATTGAATACGCTGTGAGGTGTATCAATGTGTTCGTGGGATATCTCAGAAATATGCAATAGACCACTGACGCCGCCAATATCAATAAAGGCACCATAAGGCTTAATACCACGCACAGTACCGATTACTACCTCACCGACTTCGAGGCGGTTCATCTTACGCTCAACTAAAGCACGGCGGTGAGATAATACCAAGCGGTTACGTTCTTCGTCTACCTCTAAAAACTTCAGTGGCAGTTCTTCGCCTACTAAATCTTCTTTGGGCTTGCGAGTGCTAATATGAGAACCAGGAATAAACCCACGTAATCCTTCGATTCTCACTAAAGCTCCACCACGGTTGGTAGCAAATACACCAGAACGAACAGTAGCATCTTCTGCTTGCAACTGCCGCACTCGCTCCCAGGCTCGCATATACTCTATACGACGAATAGAAAGAGTTAATTGTCCCTCTTCATTTTCATCGCTTAGTATGTAAAATTCCCGTGTTTCGTTTGATTGTAAAACTTCTTCCGGGCTGTCTACCCGGTTAATAGACATTTCTTGTATCGGTATATATGCTGCGGTTTTAGCACCTATGTCAATCAGAGCGCCGCGTGGCTCTATACTGAAAACCGTACCGGGTACAATATCACCAGGGCTAAAATGATAATCGTATTTGTCCAGTAAAGCTGCGAATTCTTCGTGAGTAAACCCAATCTCGGTAATAGCGGTTGATTTCTGATTGACCATGCTGATTGTTTCCTGGTTTTTAGTCTCCGTAATCGTTTTGCCACAAGCGCGATGTATGTGCAAGCGTGACACAGGATGTCTACACCTACATCCCTAATCATCCTAGCGCAGAAAAGCTGACTTAGCGCACATTAGTTCACAGATAGTAGATTGTATCAGATATTAAATGTTTTTTATGAAAAAGTTGGGAAGGGACAAAACAATTAAAAATTAAAAATTAAAAATTAGAAATTGGGAAGGGGGACAAGACAAGGGTGCGGAGGTTTCCCTCCATACTCTACCTTGAAGCTGGGCAAAGCACGTCTTCAAAGCTTTTCAAGACGGATTTGAGATTAAAATCCAAAAATTTTTCCCCTTTCCCTGTTAAGAGTTCCCTATTTTCAAGATAGTTCTAATAAATAACCGCCGCTACTGAATAGGTAACAGCGGTTATTTGTTCTAAGGATCGATATCAAAAATTTGGCAATAAAAAATTAATCCTCTTTCTTTTCAATGCGAGGAGGTTCGCGGAATGCGATCGCAAAGAAAAGAGTTCCAATTGCCAAAGTCAAAATCAAGATATATGCCACGCTTTCCATATCACAAGCCCCTGCATATCTAGAAATTCGACATTCTCATGGCGCTATGCCTTTGAGATTCTTGCTTCACTGGGAGTCAATTGACTTTACCCTCTACAAGCAGCCACCGTGTGTCTCACGGCAGTAATTATAGTATACCAATCTCAGGATTGGGTATGGGGTAATAATTTAACTTACTTCCCAGTACCCAATTCCTAGTCTCTCAAGCTTCAGACAGCTTCTTTCTTACGAGTGGACAAGTCACCCACTTTCGCAAACACACCAAATTCGACTTGTTCTTCCAAATCTGGGTCGATACCAGCAAATACGTCTCGGTAAATGGTTCTCGAACCATGCCAAATGTGACCGAAGAAGAACAATAGTGCAAAGCAGGCGTGTCCAAAGGTAAACCAACCTCTAGGACTGGTGCGGAATACACCATCAGAGTTTAAGGTTTCTCTGTCAAATTCAAATACTTCGCCACCTTGAGCTTTGCGGGCCCACTTCTTCACATCTGCGGGATCTGTAAAAGTTTGACCATTTAAGTTACCACCGTAGAAGGTTACTTTCACCCCAGTTTGCTCAAAGCTGTTTTGAGATTCTGCCCGACGGAAGGGAATGTCAGCGCGGACAATACCATCTTTATCAGTCAGAATTACAGGGAAGGTTTCAAAGAAGTTGGGCAAACGACGTACTTCTAATTCCCGACCTTCAGCATCTGTGAATACTGGATGACCATCCCAAGACTCAGCAATCCCATCACCCTTAACCATTGGGCCTGTACGGAATAAACCACCTTTAGCGGGGCTATTGCCGACATAGTCGTAGAATGCCAATTTTTCTGGGATTTGTGACCAGGCTTCTGAGAGATTATCACCAGAAGCAAGGCTTGCCTGTACACGGCGCTGAATCTCTTGCTTAAAGTAACTTTGATCCCACTGGTAACGGGTAGGGCCAAACAGTTCGATTGGAGTAGTGGCGCTACCGTACCACATGGTTCCAGCAACGACAAAGGCAGCAAAGAATACAGCAGCAATACTACTGGAAAGTACAGTTTCAATGTTACCCATCCGCAGTGCTTTGTAGAGCCTTTCGGGTGGTCGTACTGACAGGTGGAATAAACCAGCAATAATGCCTACGATTCCGGCGGCAATATGGTGAGCTACAACACCACCAGGATTATACGGGTTAAAGCCATCTGGCCCCCATTCTGGTGCTACTGGGGCGATGTGACCAGTTAAGCCGTACGCGTCGGAAACCCACATTCCAGGTCCCCAAAGTCCGGTGAGGTGGAAAGCACCAAAACCGAAGCAAAGTAAACCAGACAAGAACAAGTGAATGCCAAACATTTTTGGCAAGTCAAGAGCAGGTTCACCTGTGCGGGGATCTTGAAACAGTTCTAAGTCCCAGTAAACCCAGTGCCAAACAGCAGCTAGGAACAATAGACCAGACAGAACAATATGAGCGGCGGCTACACCTTCAAATGACCAAAAACCAGGGTCGTAGTTGGCAGCACCAGTTACGTTCCAGCCACCCCAAGAGCCTACAACACCCAAGCGTGCCATGAACGGCAGCACAAACATACCTTGACGCCACATGGGGTTGAGAACTGGGTCACTGGGGTCATAAATAGCCAGTTCGTATAGAGCCATTGAACCAGCCCAGCCGGCCACCAACGCTGTGTGCATCAAGTGTACAGAAATCAGTCGTCCTGGATCATTCAGAACGACTGTGTGTACTCGGTACCAAGGTAGTCCCATCGACTACGCTCCTCCTCGATGAGTTTGTTTACAAAGCAATTTTTCTGTGTTTTTTTATTGCCAGAGCTTGAATTTTCCACAGCTTGGTCTTAAAAGTCAGACAGCGTGGTTGCTTAAGCAATGAACAACACTCGGGAGCGTTTGATCCCAAGGTCGCGATCGCTAAGCAAAAATGAGAATGTTTAAAAAAGTGTAACTATTGATGGAGCTGTTTGCAAGGGTATAAAGGCATTTAGGGTTAGTAACTGGTCAGTGAATAGTAGTTGTTTGTTGGTTGTTGATTGTTAGTTGTGATTTGTAACAAAAAGTTAACAACTAAAAAATTATAGATATTAAGCATAAAGGTTAAGGGCAAAAGGAAAATCCCTTTACCCTTTTACCTTTTCCCTTTCCCCCGAAATAATTACTGCACCACTGATTCAAGACTTTGTAGCTGACATCTAGCTGAAGCAGTTTCTAAGCGCTCTATTACTTGCTCTGCGCTCATTAACCGCCTCAGTATAACTTGACCGATCACTTGACTTGATACACCTGTTTGCGGTGATGTAATTGGCTTCACTTCTACAGTGATCACGGCATCTTCTACTTGGTAGAGCCACATGACTTCACCTTGTTCTAATAGACAAATATTCATACGTTGAATATCTGGCTGGCGTCGCCATGCAGTTATCTGCCAAAGTCCTTCCGATGCCCAAACTCTACCAACTGTCCATCCTTCAGATAAAAAGAAGTACTTCACACTTTTAGTCTCGCTGTTAGATTCTTCAAGATTAGTTGTTAGCAATACCGTGAAAACCTCAGTTACTCATGTATAAATTGAGGTTTATACATTATAGCTATGGGAGCAAAAAAGAGTGGAAACTACAAAGAGGACACATAAATATGACATGGAGAGGAATAGAGTGTGGAGCAAGGAGTGAAGTTAATTAAGAGTTCCTACTCCCTCTGTGCCCCATTGCCTGTTACTTCCTCCTTAATAATTTCTACATTTGGAAGATGCACAATCAAGCTGTTCTACTAAAACCTAACAAACCTCTTCTTCTATCAAATCTGAATTTGAGACTAGCTTTTGTTATTTTGTAATTTTAATTAAATTAAACATTCTTGTTTATTAAGAAATGTTAAATCATATGTTATTTTGATAATTTTGAAAAATTTAATCAAATTCAAAATAAAAGGTACACACATTAATTATGGATTGACTTTATTACTTAATCCCTGATCGCTATTTTCAAGCTAAATTTAAATGTAATTTCTCATACATTAAGTATTTTTTTCTTTTAAAGCAATAGATTATTAATTAATCAATTTATTAATAAAAAATGAATTTATTAAGGGCGCATTACTGTGGGTCCCAACTATTGCCTTATGAGTTCGTCTGTATTACACAGTTCAGCGTGATTGTAGGTGATGATAATAGAGTTTCACATCTAAAAACCCAAACCATAAGATTATTTTGGAAGTTATGTAGTAAAATTACAAACCATTCATATCAAAAGTTCATATTATCCATAATTATGAATTGGTCTTTTTTGTCTGCTAGACGATGGTTGCAGCTTACACAAGTACTTACTGTTTGTCTGTGTTTATTTGTAGTTGTAAGTTGTAGTACTAATCCACAAACAACCACATTAGCATCTGGTAATGGTCGTATTACTGTTGGTACAACACTAAAACCGCGTACTCTCGATCCAGCTGATGCCTATGAATTGGCGTCACTATCATTGGTTTATAACATGAGCGATCGCCTCTACACTTATGAACCAGGAAGCACAGAAATAAAACCGCAGCTAGCAACCGCCTTTCCAAAAGTCAGCCAAGATGGTTTGACTTATACCATTCCCCTACGCCAAGGAGTGGTGTTTCACGACGGAACTCCTTTTAACGCCGAAGCCATGGCCTTTACTATCCGCCGTTTTATCGAAAATAAGGGTAAACCTGCTTTCTTGCTGGGAGATGTGGTAGAGTCAGCCAAAGCTACAAGAGATTACGAATTAACAATAAAACTGAAAAAGCCATTTGCAGCATTTCCATCGTTGCTGGCGTTTGCTGGTGTTTGTCCCGTATCGCCAAAAGCTTATGAAATTGGTGAAGGAAAATTTACTCCAAATATTTTTATTGGTACTGGCCCTTACAAATTAGTAAAATTTGGCCCTGACTCATTGCAATTTGATGTATTTGGCAAATATTGGGGAGAAAAACCATTAAATCAAGGTATTAACGTCCAAATTCTTAGCAGTGGAGTGAATTTATATAACGCCTTTCGTAAAAAAGCTGTGGATGTAGCTGGCTTAAGTATGGACCCAGATCAAGTTCGTAGTTTGGAAGCAAGTGCAAAAAAAGGGTTTTGGCAAGCGATTCCGAATCAAGGTAATGTGGTCAGTTATCTAGCTATCAACCGTAATCAAAAGCCAGTGGATAATCCAGCAGTCAGAAGTGTGATCGCAGCAATGATTAACCGTCCGGTAATATACGAGCGAGTCTTGTATGGTCAAGCAGAAGCACTTTATAGTTTAATCCCCAAAGCATTCAATGATTATCAACCAGTTTTTAAAGAGCAATATGGTGATGGAAATATTCAAAAAGCCAAAGAATTGCTACTCAAAGCTGGCTTTTCCAAAGATAATCCAGCTAAAGTCGAAATTTGGTATCCTTCTGGTTCTCCAACTCGGAGTTTAGCAGCAATAGTCATCAAAGCTCTTGCAAAAAAAACAATGGATGGTATTCTCCAATTTGAAATAAATACTGTAGAGTCTACTACTGCTTTTAAAAATATTGCTAAGGGCTTATATCCAACATTTTTACTAGATTGGTATCCTGATTTTTTGGACGCAGATAATTATATTCAGCCATTTTTATCTTGTAATCAAGGTTCACCAGAAAAGGGATGTGAAGATGGGGGAAGTCAATCTCAAGGTTCTTTTTACTATAATCCCCAAATGAATCAACTGATTGACAAACAACGTCAAGAGCAAAACCTTGAAGCACGCAAGCAAATATTTGCAGAAATCCAAAAGATTTTGGTACGAGATATCCCTTACATCCCCCTATGGCAAAGTAAAGATTATGTATTTGCTCAAACAGGTATGACTGGTGTACAACTAGACCCCACGCAAATTTTGATATATAAGAATCTCAAAAAATAAAACATTGGTAATTGGTAATTGGTAATTGAGGATGGTATGGGGAGACCTAATTTTGAAGAGTTACAGGTTTATAAATTAGCAGAAAAGCTGGCTAATAAAATCTGGGAAATTGTTATAAAATGGAACGATTTTGCTAAAGATACTATTGGCAAGCAAATTGTGCGTGCTGTCGTATAGTATTGGAGCTAATATCGCAGAAGGTAGGGGTCGTTATAATTATCAAGACAATAAACGTTTTGTCAAAATGACCAGGGGTTCTATGAATGAAACAATTCACTGGATGAGACTAGCGTATGCTCGTAACCTACTAAAAAGTGAACAAGTAGATATCATTAAACCAATTATTGATGAATTATCTCCTAAGCTAAATGCCTACTTAAATTCCATTGGTAATAGTGAGAAATAATAGGTGATATTTAATGTTTAATAAATAATAAAATTACCAATTACCCATTACCTATTACCAAAATTATTATGTCACGATCTAAAGCTTTAACATATTACGTCACAGCCCGTTTATTGTTGGCTCCACTTCAGTTATTGACAATTATTACTATCGTATTTCTTTTACTAAGAGCAACACCTGGAGATCCTGTTGATGCAATCTTGGGTGCGCGGGCCCCAGAAAGCGCTAAGGAAGAAATGCGAAAACAGCTAGGTTTAAATTTACCTTTGTGGTTACAGTACTTTAAGTATATAGGCGACTTATTGCGCTTTGATATGGGCAAATCTATTTCTAGTCGCGGTCAGCAAGTCTGGGATATTATTTGGCAATATTTTCCAGCTACAGCAGAATTAGCAATATATAGTATTGCGATCGCTTTGATTGTTGGGATTGTAGTTGGTGTAATTTCTGCTTCCCGTCCTGGTACAGCTTTGGATGTAGGAGGAAGATTATTTGGAATTATTACTTATGCACTGCCAATATTTTGGGCAGGAATGATATTACAATTAATTTTTGCTGTGCAGTTCGATCTATTACCTCTAGGAACACGCTACCCTGCAACTATTCCTGCACCAGATACTATTACTGGATTGTATAGCATAGATAGTCTTTTAAAAGGCAATTTCACGCAATTCTTCACTGCTGTGCAATATCTCATTTTGCCTTGTTGTACCTTAGGAATTTTGCTCAGTGGTATTTTTGAACGTATTGTCCGTGTAAATTTAAAGCAAACGATGAAAGCAGATTATGTAGAAGCTGCAAGAGCTAGAGGTATTCCTGAGAATAAAATTTTATTTTCTCATGCTTTTAAAAATGCTTTGATCCCAGTTATTACTGTCTTGGGATTAACTTTTGCTTCCCTATTAGGTGGAGCAATTTTGACAGAAGTAACTTTTTCTTGGCCAGGTTTAGCAAATAGATTATATCAAGGAATTTCAGAGCGAGATTACCCTGTAGTCCAAGGAATCATGGTATTTTTTGGAGCAATTGTTGTGGGTGCAAGCATTTTAATTGACATTTTAAACGCCTACGTAGATCCACGAATTCGATATTAGTTTCTCTTTAATATTCTTGCAAATCTTTCTTTAACAACTCTAAAATCAGGTACGGATCTCCAGGCAATCGTACTCTGGAATAAGGGGAACTAGTCGTGAGAGTTTTTCAATACCATTTCCCTATGTTCCACGCCGTTCAGGTTTGACTTTTCGCTATTGCTTCCGCCGATAGTTCGCAGTCATAAACTTGTGCCACTGTCCGTCATCGCCTAATACATGTGATGTCAGCACTCGGTGATCGTCGCTTTTGAACTCAATCACGTCCTTGTACTTTGCCATCTTCCCCTCGGCTGTCATATCGGGGCCCTCGGCGTTGAGTGTCAACACCCTTTGCTCTGCATCCATTTCACCGTCGTATACCCAGAGGTAGGTCATCATCGACCCAATCCACGTACCCACGTACCGCTTCTTCTGCGGATCGTAACCGAGGGTCATCATCGTTGTCGCACTGCCGCATCCAGGCATCTCACTTTGTCCTTCGGCTAGAACCCAGAGTTCCCCAAGCGATCGCACACTCTCGATTCCCCCAAACTTCTCAGGAGGGTTATCGGGCTCCATTGTCGCCTCTGTTTCGTATGTCCACTCGCCGACGAGCTTCTGTAGCCAATTGTGTTCGTTCTGCGGTTCAGTATTCATTAGAAACACTAGCCTTTCTATCGACTGAATTTATTATAGTACCTATGTACTAGTAAGGCAAGTACAAACACAGCTCTGAAGAAAGACACTAGGTGGCGCTAGATTGAGCCACTCAATCAAAGCTAAGAGACTGAGCTTTTTTCTTGAGATTTTGAACAAAGCGTTAGAAAAAACGTGTGTTCGTAATAGCCTTGGGTATGTGTAGACCCAGTTGCGATACGGCAGTGTTTTTAACCCTAGCCATTTTTCTAGGGTGAATTCTCCCCATTTTTCTGATGCTATCAGTGCTTACAAAAAGTCATGATCTGAGCATCCAGAAACTTTTGAAGGAGAAATTTTATGTCCTCATTATTGGCTGTGTCCAACAGTTTAGCGGAAACCGTAGAGCAAGCAGGGAGCGCGGTAGTTGCAATCAATGCTGGTACACGGATTTCGTCAAGTGGCATTCATTGGCATCATGGTATTATTATTACCTCTGATGAATCACTCCAGCGCTATGATGAAATTACCGTGACTTTATCAGATGGTCGTAGCGTACCTGTCACATTCTTAGGTCATGACCCAAGCACCGATATCGCAGTGTTTCAACTTCAAGATGTAGAAATCCCTGTAGCAAAAATAGGCGATGCAACAACACTCAAAGTTGGTCATCTGGTACTGGGACTAGCAAGAAGTAGGGAAGGTGATTTACGAGCAGCGATGGGTGCGATCAGTGTAATTACTGGTGCTTGGCAGAGTATAAGCGGTGGCAAAATTGACCAGTTTATCCGCCCAGATATCAACCTTTACCCTGGTTTTGCAGGTGGGCCACTCGTAGATGTATCTGGTGATGTGGTAGGTATGAACACATCAGGGCGACGTGGTACGGCTTTGACTATTCCCACTGCTACAGTTAATCGAGTAGTTGAACAATTGGTAGCCAAAGGACGGATTTCACGGGGATACTTGGGTCTAGGAATGCAGTCAGTACGCTTACCAGACAACCTGAAAACTACCCTAAATTTAACTTCTGCTGGTGGGGTGATTGTCGTTAATGTCGAACCGTCTGGACCAG
Above is a genomic segment from Fischerella sp. JS2 containing:
- a CDS encoding CCA tRNA nucleotidyltransferase; the encoded protein is MAINHLVLETLDPQNWPFSMDFLPQPAYMVGGAVRDAILGRTREYLDLDFVLPVNAVSVARQIAKHYKAGFVLLDSERQIARVVFPDATADFAQQEGISLEIDLHRRDFTINAIAYNPHTKEIIDPLQGCADIEKQVLRMVSPKNLEEDPLRLLRAYRQASQLGFTIEPDTQAAIRGLASHITRVAAERVRVELGYMLVNSQGSIWLISAGKDGLLTPFFKSATESNLQKLSTVDTAATQLTHVWPQLGEQLQNPMRDTVKTTWLSIAKLACLVNPNPEIAETELQELTYSRAEIKAITTALKLFPQLQAPLMTLREQYFFFQEAGTVFISTAVLSVVHGQSIKAIAPLVNRYLNPNDLVAHPTPLVSGRDIMLALNIPASPLVGKLLTEIAIAQIEGKIYTAAEAIELAAKLVKSDERC
- a CDS encoding HAD family hydrolase — protein: MVTIKCKNFTFSNIQAILFDKNGTLEDSEVFLRSLAQKAARIIDAQFPGIGEPLLMAFGVNSDTLDPAGLISVASRRETEVATAAYIAETGRGWFESLKLAQQALAEAEKYVGKTPSPLFVGSLEVLKYLSEAGLKLGILSAATTAEVQQFVENHQLNDYIQLEMGVDEGPSKPDPVLLLQACEKLGVEPGAILMVGDSAGDMQMARNANAAGCVGITWIGKPENVAGADVVINQLDEIQVV
- a CDS encoding 30S ribosomal protein S1, producing the protein MVNQKSTAITEIGFTHEEFAALLDKYDYHFSPGDIVPGTVFSIEPRGALIDIGAKTAAYIPIQEMSINRVDSPEEVLQSNETREFYILSDENEEGQLTLSIRRIEYMRAWERVRQLQAEDATVRSGVFATNRGGALVRIEGLRGFIPGSHISTRKPKEDLVGEELPLKFLEVDEERNRLVLSHRRALVERKMNRLEVGEVVIGTVRGIKPYGAFIDIGGVSGLLHISEISHEHIDTPHSVFNVNDEVKVMIIDLDAERGRISLSTKQLEPEPGDMIKNRDLVYDKAEEMAAKYREQLLAKQQGNVAAPAEAVEVPVAAVEEEVPVAIEEEEIPVAIEE
- a CDS encoding photosystem II reaction center protein T, translated to MESVAYILILTLAIGTLFFAIAFREPPRIEKKED
- the psbB gene encoding photosystem II chlorophyll-binding protein CP47 yields the protein MGLPWYRVHTVVLNDPGRLISVHLMHTALVAGWAGSMALYELAIYDPSDPVLNPMWRQGMFVLPFMARLGVVGSWGGWNVTGAANYDPGFWSFEGVAAAHIVLSGLLFLAAVWHWVYWDLELFQDPRTGEPALDLPKMFGIHLFLSGLLCFGFGAFHLTGLWGPGMWVSDAYGLTGHIAPVAPEWGPDGFNPYNPGGVVAHHIAAGIVGIIAGLFHLSVRPPERLYKALRMGNIETVLSSSIAAVFFAAFVVAGTMWYGSATTPIELFGPTRYQWDQSYFKQEIQRRVQASLASGDNLSEAWSQIPEKLAFYDYVGNSPAKGGLFRTGPMVKGDGIAESWDGHPVFTDAEGRELEVRRLPNFFETFPVILTDKDGIVRADIPFRRAESQNSFEQTGVKVTFYGGNLNGQTFTDPADVKKWARKAQGGEVFEFDRETLNSDGVFRTSPRGWFTFGHACFALLFFFGHIWHGSRTIYRDVFAGIDPDLEEQVEFGVFAKVGDLSTRKKEAV
- a CDS encoding ABC transporter substrate-binding protein; translation: MNWSFLSARRWLQLTQVLTVCLCLFVVVSCSTNPQTTTLASGNGRITVGTTLKPRTLDPADAYELASLSLVYNMSDRLYTYEPGSTEIKPQLATAFPKVSQDGLTYTIPLRQGVVFHDGTPFNAEAMAFTIRRFIENKGKPAFLLGDVVESAKATRDYELTIKLKKPFAAFPSLLAFAGVCPVSPKAYEIGEGKFTPNIFIGTGPYKLVKFGPDSLQFDVFGKYWGEKPLNQGINVQILSSGVNLYNAFRKKAVDVAGLSMDPDQVRSLEASAKKGFWQAIPNQGNVVSYLAINRNQKPVDNPAVRSVIAAMINRPVIYERVLYGQAEALYSLIPKAFNDYQPVFKEQYGDGNIQKAKELLLKAGFSKDNPAKVEIWYPSGSPTRSLAAIVIKALAKKTMDGILQFEINTVESTTAFKNIAKGLYPTFLLDWYPDFLDADNYIQPFLSCNQGSPEKGCEDGGSQSQGSFYYNPQMNQLIDKQRQEQNLEARKQIFAEIQKILVRDIPYIPLWQSKDYVFAQTGMTGVQLDPTQILIYKNLKK
- a CDS encoding ABC transporter permease — its product is MSRSKALTYYVTARLLLAPLQLLTIITIVFLLLRATPGDPVDAILGARAPESAKEEMRKQLGLNLPLWLQYFKYIGDLLRFDMGKSISSRGQQVWDIIWQYFPATAELAIYSIAIALIVGIVVGVISASRPGTALDVGGRLFGIITYALPIFWAGMILQLIFAVQFDLLPLGTRYPATIPAPDTITGLYSIDSLLKGNFTQFFTAVQYLILPCCTLGILLSGIFERIVRVNLKQTMKADYVEAARARGIPENKILFSHAFKNALIPVITVLGLTFASLLGGAILTEVTFSWPGLANRLYQGISERDYPVVQGIMVFFGAIVVGASILIDILNAYVDPRIRY
- a CDS encoding DUF1579 domain-containing protein, with amino-acid sequence MNTEPQNEHNWLQKLVGEWTYETEATMEPDNPPEKFGGIESVRSLGELWVLAEGQSEMPGCGSATTMMTLGYDPQKKRYVGTWIGSMMTYLWVYDGEMDAEQRVLTLNAEGPDMTAEGKMAKYKDVIEFKSDDHRVLTSHVLGDDGQWHKFMTANYRRKQ
- a CDS encoding S1C family serine protease, which gives rise to MSSLLAVSNSLAETVEQAGSAVVAINAGTRISSSGIHWHHGIIITSDESLQRYDEITVTLSDGRSVPVTFLGHDPSTDIAVFQLQDVEIPVAKIGDATTLKVGHLVLGLARSREGDLRAAMGAISVITGAWQSISGGKIDQFIRPDINLYPGFAGGPLVDVSGDVVGMNTSGRRGTALTIPTATVNRVVEQLVAKGRISRGYLGLGMQSVRLPDNLKTTLNLTSAGGVIVVNVEPSGPADNSGVLLGDVLVTFDGVNVSDTGDVLALLNNSDRIGKNVKVQVVRGGVLVELALTVGERPTKED